TCAACCACAAGCTGGCTGTAAACCAGAGGCAGCCAACAGTGTGTGTTCGTTTGAATTATACATTTTGGTCTGGTGTCACTTTTAACTTCGGGTTTTGGTTGAACAAGTAAAAGGCCTTTGAAACAGACACACAGCCGCCTATGGCTCACTTCCATTCCCTTCCTGCTGATGCCCTTTTTTTTAGAGAGAGCTCAtcctgctctctgcctgttgTCTGTATACAATGTAGCTCCCTGAATGGGAGGCAGGATTTGGGGAGCTCAGAGTCCAGCTCTTGAAGGACTATCTGTGCACTCATCTGCAGGGATATTTGGAAGGCATGTTGGGGCTGGCAGTAAGAAGACTGCACAGATCCACAGACCGTGGCCTTCCGTGAAGCCGGCTGTAGAGACTACGACATCCCTAAGAGCCCACTTGCAAAAAGGATTCAATCTTCACCTTTTGCTTTAGAAAACTTTAACCTAGTGGCTCCCAGCTAAGAGGCTGGTTTGAGCTGTTTCCTGCTGAATTGCCTGAGGCTTTGTGCCTGTGGTTGCTACATACCACTTTGAAGACGGTTGTTTTCTTATTTAGTCAAGAGTGGAAGTTGGATAAAATCAACTTTAGACCCCGTCTCTTATGTGGTATTTATTGAAATCTTATTATCAGGCTTTAACTTTTTGTCTCATTTATTCTGTTGCCCAACTTAATCATTTCCACTGATGTAATAATCAGGTTTCTTAAAAATATAAGATCTCCTTTTCAAAGAGGTTGTCCTTGATTCTTGGAGAGAAGCTTATTTTTCCATTGAAGAAATGTACAGCAATGATGGACTCTGCATGGAGAAACAAAAGCATGTACTGAAGTACTTTGCTAAATTGGTGCTTTAGGCCTCAACAATACAGTTAGATCCACTGGCGGACCCTTATGCCTGCAGAAAGCCCATGCTGTTTAATGTAGGCAAGGGTCCACCTACTCTTGGATCTAGTTGTATGGATTGGGGCCTATATGGAGATCTAGTTTCAGGACTAGGGTCTTATCGTTTTCAATGTAAACTGTTTTGAATTTTTGAACACTGGAAAAAATTATGCCGCCTGCTAAATTTggtttatttaattttctctagAAATACTGCAGATCCATCGAACAGTCAGAGTATGGCTATGAACAATGGCAATAATGATTTTGTGGTCCTGAGTAATGGCAGCATCCTCCCCAGTGCTACCAGTCCCAGCATCCTTTCAGCTACTGATGGAGGCATTGCAGCCCAACATCTCCCCTCCAAGGAAGCACCAAGAGCAAAAGTGAGTCTAAATGGATGCCTGCAACTTAATGGTACAATCAAACCATCCTTTCTGCCTTTAGACAACCAAAGAACTCAACAGATGTTGACACAATGCTGCCACCCTTGCCCATACCATCATCCTTTAAGTAGCCATAATAAACAGCAAGAATGTCATTCACTGGCTGGGAGCACAGCACCATCTCCTATGActtcctgctgcctgcagccacATACTGAATATTCAACATCTATCTGCCAAAAACATACACCTATGTATCAGACCACCTGCTGCCTTCAACACTCCCCATCATTCTGCCTTCATCATCAATGGCCTGACCATTTTCAACATCAGTCTGTTCAACAACATGTAACCAGTGTAAGGTGAGTGGAATGAATTTTCAACGGTGTTCAATATGCAACTAATTCTACATGTATTCCATTTTActttttacaaaaataagaaaaggtCAAAAAGAAGAGTGAGTTAAATCTTTTATACATATTGTTTTGCAGACAGTAATAAAATCTGAGGCAGACCCCACTTAATGCATGCAAACTGTGAGGATGATATACTTTATCTTAATAATGTCACTATTTGAATTTGAGGGTTTACTGTTCAGGGGAACTAATTCATGTCAAGAACATGTATGTAGTGTAGGAAAGCTTCCCTTTTTTCTTCCCACAAAGACATCTCCTCCTAGGAGTTGTTTGGGTCATGTGGAAGTCATGCAGTTCTTCCTGTTAATTAGCTGTCACTTACAGCTTTCAAAACTCCATGATAAAAGCTACTTCTCattgctaggtttcagagtagcagccatgttagtctgtatccacaaaaagaacaggagtacttgtggcaccttagaggcccacttcttcggatgcatatagaatggaacatatattgaggagatatatatctaaatataaatttgttagtctctaaggtgccactcctGTTCTTTCCTCATTGCTAGTCAGCTCTTCGGCTTCTAGGAGAGCAAATAGTGATAGTTTTAGCTGAATTGTGAGAATTATGCAACCAGTTGAGAAGATCACAGATAGCAAATGGGCTGGAATCTTTCATTCAGTATTTCCGTTATTATCTGATCTTTTGGATCCCAAAGTGAGACTCATTCATCTACCAGACAGTTAGgggttgtctacactaccaagttttgctgacaaaacttacgtcgacacccaaaagtcgacaaaacaaaaatcgccgaagggtgttcacacttgctccctctgtcgacagatcatgtccacattgAGGACACCGTCATTGACAGGGTGAGCAATGCAccgtgggtatgtatcccacagtgcagtgttgtgggaaggaagagctgatcgCTGCGCATTTTGGGATTCTCtccgagttctcccacagccccctcagctgccGAGAGTAGCATCATgagtagctctgtgagctctccgtgctgagcaatggcaaagcagcacagcagtctgtccccctccccctgcagcagccgtctgcctg
This DNA window, taken from Chrysemys picta bellii isolate R12L10 unplaced genomic scaffold, ASM1138683v2 scaf5112, whole genome shotgun sequence, encodes the following:
- the LOC135980616 gene encoding protein dispatched homolog 1-like; the encoded protein is MAMNNGNNDFVVLSNGSILPSATSPSILSATDGGIAAQHLPSKEAPRAKVSLNGCLQLNGTIKPSFLPLDNQRTQQMLTQCCHPCPYHHPLSSHNKQQECHSLAGSTAPSPMTSCCLQPHTEYSTSICQKHTPMYQTTCCLQHSPSFCLHHQWPDHFQHQSVQQHVTSVR